The genomic stretch GCGGCCGCGCAGCCGAGGCCGGGCTCGGTTCCGGCATCCCCTCCGACATCTACAACAACCTGATCGCCTGGGTCTTCGGTCCGATCGCCGCCCAGGTCGCCCAGGCCGACACCATCATCGCTGCCTACCGCTCCGCCACTGAACTCGCCGCCGGGGCAGGCCTGGCGACCCCCGACGCCGTCGCCATATCGTGGGGCCGCGCACGGCTCTCCGAAACCGCCCGCCTGGTCGAGGACCAGCGCCAGGCCGTTATCGCCATCCAGGCCGCCGAATCCCAGCTCGCCGGCGAACCCGCCGATTCGCCCTTCCGCCAGGCCATCACGAAGGCCCGCGAGCTGTACGAACAGGGCGACTTCACCGGCGCGCGCGCCGCGGCCTCCGCGGGTGTCACCGGCCGCGTCAACGCCGACGCCGCGGCGAAACTCATCGCCCTCGCGAAGGAGAAGCAGGCGTCCTTCAGCCCCGGTTTCTTTGGCCGCGTCGGCATGCTCTTCGCCGACCCGGGGGCGAAGCTGCGCGCCGCCGAGGACGCCCTCGCTGCCGGCGACGGCACCCGCGCCCTGGAGCTCGCCCGCCAGGCCTACGACACCTGGGATGGCGCCGAAGCGCGCGGCATGCAGCGGCTCGCGCTGCTCACGTCGGTCATGGCGGCCCTGAGTTTCGGCGTCTGGGTTCTCCTCAAGCGCCTCGAACAGCCGCCCCCCGTCAAACCGCTCGGCAAGGGCCACTACCTCGAAGCCGAAGGCCGCCGCGGCAGCTGGCGCGACTGGGAAAACACCCCCGAGTAAGCCCCACCCTTCTCGCCTGTTCGTGCTCCCGGTACAGTCCAAACTGTGCCAGCCCAGTTCGATGCCATCGTAGTCGGCGCCGGGCCTGCCGGGAGCACCGCCGCACGCGAACTCGCCGCCGCGGGCGCGCGGGTCCTCGTCCTCGATAAGGCCGAATTCCCCCGTTACAAGGCCTGCGGCGGCGGCATCCCCCGCCGCACTTCCCGGCTCCTTCCGTTCCCCATCGACCCCGTCGTCGAAGACGAGGTGGCCCTCCTCGACATCTCCCTCCACGGCCGCTGCCGGTTCGTCCGCGACTCCGGCGAGCCGTTCGCCGCAATGGTTATGCGCGAGCGATTTGACACCCTCCTTCTCGACTACGCGCGCCGGGCCGGCGCCGAATTCCGCCCCCGCGCGGCCATCCGCGCGCTCGAACCGGACCCCACAGGCGTGACCGCCCGCGCCGAAGACGGCTTTTCCGCCCGCGCTGAAATACTCATCGCCGCCGACGGCGCCCACTCGCCGGTCGGCCGGATGGCCGGCCTCGGGACCGATCTGGCCGAGTGCGCCGCCTACGAGGTCGAAGTGCGTGCACCTGCAGCCCGGGTCCGCGCCAACCGCGCCACAGCGTTCATCGACCTGGGCTACCGCCCCTGGGGCTACGCGTGGCTCTTCCCAAAGGCCGAAGTCCTCTCCATCGGCATCGTCCTGCCCCCCGGACAGGCCGGTGAGATGAAGTCTCACGTCGCCGCCTACCTCCGCCGCCTCGGGCTCGACGGCGCGCCTGTCGACATCGCCCGCGGCCACAAAATTCGCTTCCGTCGCGGCCGCGAGCGCATCGCGTCCGAACGGGTACTCCTCGCCGGCGACGCCGCCGGCCTCGCCGACGAGTTCACTCAGGAGGGCATCTCCTACGCCATCGAGTCCGGGCGCATCGCTGCCCGCGCCGTCCTGCGGTCGCTCTCCTCGGGAGTACCGCTCCAGCGCTACCAGGACGACATTGACCGCGAGATCATGCCCGAGCTCCGCGCCGCCCGGGTGATTGCCCACATGTTCTACGGCATGCTCGGCCGATACCCCGGCCCCTGGATGCGCGCCACCCGCGCCATCCCGTACCTCTGGAGCGCCTTCTTCGCCGTCCAGCGCGGCGAATCCACCTACGCCCGCGAAGCTGCCCGCGTCCCGCTCCTTCCCGGCATCGCGGCCCGCCGCCTCGCCCGCCAGGACCGCGCCCGCTGATGGACCCCCGCGGCATCATCGCGCGCCTCGCGCCGGTCTACGGCATGCCCGTCCTCCAGCCGAGCGGCGACCCCCTCGCCGAGCTGGTCCTCACCATCCTCAGCCAGAACACCTCCGATACCAACAGCGGGCGCGCGTTCATCGCCCTGATGCGCAGCTTCCCGTCCTGGAAAGCCATCGCTGAGGCGCCGCTCGAGGAGGTGGTGCACGCGATCCAGCCCGGCGGGCTCGCCCGCCAGAAGGCCCCCCGCATCCAGGCCGCTCTGCGCGCCGTCGAGGCACGCTCGCCCGATTTCGACCTCGGCTTCCTCCGGGACCTCCCGCTCGAAGAGGCCCGCGCCTGGCTTCGTGCCCTCCCGGGGGTCGGACCCAAGACGGCCGCGTGCGTCCTCCTGTTCGCGCTCGGCCGCCCGGCGTTGCCCGTCGATACCCACGTCGAACGCGTCGCCAAGCGCCTCGGCCTCGTCCCTCCGTCTGCGACCGCCGACCGTGCCCACGACCTCCTCGAAGCGCTCGTCGATCCCGCTGACTACTACCCGTTCCACATGCTCCTCATCAAGCATGGGCGCCGCACCTGCTCGGCCCGCCGGCCTGCCTGCGAGCGCTGCCCGCTCATCGAGTGTCCCGCGCGCACGGCCGCCGTTGAGGACCCGGCTGCGCCCGCGTAGAGTCCGACCCGTGGAGTACCGCTGGCGCGTCCTGGCTGCCGTTGCCTTCGGCACCTACATGGCCACGATGGACTTCTCCATCGTCAACGTTGCGCTCCCCACCCTCGCCCGCGAGTTTGACCGCTCCCCCGATACCGTCGTCTGGGCCGCCCTCGTGTCCAGCCTTGTTGTCACCGGACTCACGCTCACCGCCGGCCGCGCCGGCGACCTCTACGGCCGGAAACGGGTCTACATCGTCGGCTGGGCCATCTTCACCATCGGCATGGCCCTCGCCAGCATCGCCCAGACCTTCGAACAGCTCGTGGCAATGCGGTTCATCCAGTCTGTCGGGGTGGCCCTCGCCATCGCCAACGGCAACGCCATCGTCAGCGAAGCCTTTCCCCCGGAGCAGCGGGGCCAGGCGCTCGGCACCACGGGAGCCGTCGTCGGCGCCGGCCTCATGTCCGGCCCGATCCTCGGCGGCCTCATCCTCGAAGCCTTCTCCTGGCACGCCATCTTCGCCCTCCGCGTGCCGATTGGCATCGTCGCGCTCCTGCTCGCATGGCTGGTCATCCGCCCCTCCGCGCCCGCAGCCGCCGTCAGCGGTCGCCGCATGGACGTGCCCGGCGCCCTCGCCCTGTTCATCACCCTCAGCGCCTTCCTCGTCGCGGTCAACCGCGGACAGGCCTGGGGCTGGACCTCCGCCCCAATTCTCGGCCTCGGAGCTGCCGGGGTGGTCGCTTTCGTTGCCTTCCTCCGGGTCGAGGCGCGCACGCCCAGCCCCGTCGTTGCGCTTTCCCTTTTTCGCATACGGGCCTACTCGGTCGGTGTCAGCAGCCTGGCCCTCAACTTCGCCGGCCAGTCCGCCGTCACCTTCCTCCTGCCGTTCTACCTCCAGGAGGTCAAAGGCTACTCCACCGGGCGGGTCGGGCTCATCGTTGCCACCGTTCCCCTCATGATGCTGCTCCTTTCGCCGCTCAGCGGCCGAATCAGCGACCGCCACCGCGTCACGCACCAGGCCACGCTCGGCATCGCCCTCGTGTCGCTCGGGCTCCTCTCGCTCGCCACCATCACCGCCGAAACCTCCGCGCTCGGCATCGTCGCGCGGCTCGCCATCGTCGGCATCGGCACCTCGATCTTCATGTCGCCGAACAGCGCCACCATCATGAACAGCGTGCCGCCTGACCGGCTCGGCACCGCCTCGGCGAGCGTCGCGACGGCCCGCAACATCGGCAACGCGGTCGGCCTCGCGCTCGCCAGCGCGGTCCTTGTCGCGGTCGCCACGGCCTCCGCAGGCTACCGCCCTGAGCGCATTGCCGACCTGCCCGAAGCAGCCATCGTCGCCGGCGTCCGTGCGGCCTTCCTCGTCGCCGGGTTCGCCGCAGCGGCCGCCATCGTCGCATCCCTCTTCCGCGGCGAGCGCCGCGCACCGCTCGCATCATCGCCCGTCGCCCTCCGCGACCCGCTCGAGAAATCCGCACCCTGAAGCACTGGAGGTCCCATGGAACGCCGTTTTGAAGGGAAAGTCGCCGTGATCACTGGCGCAGCCGGTGGGATCGGCCGCGCCGCCGTCGAGCGCTTCGCGCAGGAGGGCGCCAGCATCGTCGCGGTGGACCTGCCCGGCACCGCGCTCGACGAAGTCGCCGCCGCTGCCGAAGCCATGGGTGCGCGCGCCGTCGCCGTCCCCGCCGATGTCACCCGCTCGGCCGATGTCGAACGGTACGTCGCCGCCGCCCGCGACCGCTTCGGACGCATCGATGCCTTCTTCAACAACGCCGGCATCGAGGGCTGGATTGGGCCCATGCTGAACTACCCCGAGGACCAGTTCGACCGCGTGCTCGCGGTCAACGTCAAAGGCGTCTGGCTCGGCATGAAGTACGTCGCCCCGGTCATGGCCGCGAACGGCGGCGGGGTCATTGTCAACACCGCCTCGGTCGCCGGCCTGAGCGGCACGCCGGGCATCATCGCTTACGGTGCGAGCAAGCACGCCGTCGTCGGGATGACGAAAACTGCTGCTCTTGAGCTTGCCCCCATGCGCATCCGGGTCTGCGCCGTCTGTCCGTCGCCGATTGAAACGCGCATGATGCGCGCCCTCGAACGCGGCATCAACCCCGACGAGCCCGAAGCGGTCCACCAGCAGCTCGCAGCCACCAACCCGCTCGGGCGCTACGGCGAACCCTCAGAAGTTGCTGCCCTCGTCGCCTTCCTCTGCAGCAGCGACGCCAGCTACCTCACCGGGACGATTATCCCCGTTGACGGCGGCCGCATGGCCCGCTGACTGGAGAACTGGCCCTCCGCCGCCGATTCTCCCGGTGTGAAGGGCGCGGGACCGGCCATCGAGTGCGAGGCAGTCTCCCGTCGTTTCGGGGAGCGCCTCGCCCTCGATCGCCTCACCCTCTCCGTCGAACGCGGCGAAGTCCTCGGCCTGCTCGGCCCGAACGGCTCGGGCAAAACAACCACCCTCCGCATCCTCGCCACCCTCCTCCAGCCCCACGCCGGCACCGCTCGCATCCTCTCGTGGGATGTCGCCCGCCAGCCGATGGAGGTGCGCCGCAGCATCGGCGTCATGCCCGAGCGTCCCAGCCTCTACGACCGCCAGACCGTCGAGGCCAACGTCCGTTTCTGGGCCGAAGCCCACCAGCTGCCCGACGCCGCAATTGCCGTCGCGCGCGCCCTCGCCTTCGCCGGCGTCGCCGACCGTCGCGAGGACCTCGTCGGCAGTCTCTCGAAAGGGCTGAAGCAGCGCGTCGCCCTCGCCCGCGCGATTGTCCACCGGCCTCCCGTGCTGTTGCTGGATGAGCCCTCGAGCGGTCTCGACCCCTCTGCGGCCGCGGCCATGGAGGGGCTCATCCGCGACCTCGCCCGCGAGGGGACCGCAGTCCTGCTGAACACGCACCGGCTCGCCGAAGCCGAGCGCCTCTGCGACCGCGTCGCCATCCTCCGCGAAGGCCGCCTCCTCCAGCTGGGGACGCCCCTGCAGGTCCGCGCTGCCCTCCTCGGCCACATCGTCGAAGTCGAACTCGCCGGCGTCGTGGATGCGCCCGTCCGTCGCGCCGTAGAGTCCTTCCCCGCAGTCCGTGAAGTCTGGTGGGGTGCCTCGGCCCTCCGCTGCCGCCTGCTCAACGCCGAGCGCGACACCCCCGACCTCGTTGCCCGGCTCGTCAGCGCCGGCGCCCGGATCGTCGCCGTCCGCCCCGCCGGCGACCTCGAACGGGCCTACCTCGAACTGATGAGCCAGCCGCTCCCCGGGAGCCTCGCCGCATGAGCCTGCTGACCATCCAGCCGCCCGTCCGCGCCCTCGCCCGCAAAGAGCTCCGCGAACTCCGCCGCCACCGCATGATCGTCCTGACCGCCACCATCCTGCCGGTCGCCTTCCTGGTGCTCCCCGTGCTCAACCTGCTCTTCTACGACCCAGCGCGGGCGATCGGCGGCCCCGACTTCGCCGTCGGACAGGCGATGTTCTGCTTCTTCCTGGCACCGGTCATCATGCCTGCAACCATGGCCGCCTACAGCATCATCGGCGAGCGCGACCAGGGCACGCTCGAACCGCTCCTCACCCTCCCCCTCTCCGACCGGCAGCTCCTCGCCGGCAAGGTTATCGCCATCCTCCTCCCGACCCTCGCCGCCTCCTTCGGCATCTTCATCCTGTACATGGCCATTGTGGCCGCAATCGTCGAACCGCCCGTTCGCGGGCCGGCGCTCGACCCGGCCTGGCCGCTCGGCATGCTCCTTGCGGCCCCGCTCCTCGCGCTCTTCTCGACCATGACCGGGCTCTTCTTCTCCGCCCGCTCGAAGGACGTGCGCATCGCCGAGCACCTGAGTGGGCTCATCCTCCTCCCGTCGATGCTCCCGGTTCTTCTCGTCGTCACGCGGACCATCGAACCATCGCTCCTCACGTGGCTGACCATGGCGGTGGTACTCGCTGCCATCGACGCTGGACTCTGGCGGTTGGTTGTGCGCGCCTTCGACCGGGAGCGCGCCATCAGCACCATCTGACCCCCGGCTCCCGTCCGCCGGCGGCCTTTCCGGCACGACGGCTCCCCGCCATGTTGGCTGAGGTCGCCTATCTCCCCCGCACCACCAGGACCGGCCGCCCGCTGTCGCGGATCACCTCCTCGGCAACACTCCCTGCCAGAAGGTGAGAGAGCCCGGAACGCCCGTGGGTGGCCATCGCGATCACGTCGACGTCCAGCTCGTTCGCCAGCTCGATGATCGCCTTCGCCGTGTGGTGCGACCACTCGATGTGGACGTGGGTGTCCGTCCCGGGCAGCTCCCGCCTGGCAACCTCCTCGAGCTTCTCACGCCATTCGATCGACTTCCGGGCGATCGCTTCCCCGTGGCTCTCAATGAGCCGCGGGGCCGGGATCCGGATGGTTGCGGTCCCAACCGCCGCCCCGAGCGGCTCCGTGACCGGCCGCTCCATGCGTCCCCGCACGGCCTGGGGGTCCAGCACCGTGACCAGGTGCAGTGCGATCCCGGGCGCCATCTCCGCCAGGCGGCGCACCGCCGGCATGATCGCCAGGGCCGTCTCGCTGCCGTCGAGGGGAACCAGTGCACGCATCGTCCTTCCTCCGTGTGCCGACTGCCGGGATTCTGCCCCCCAGGGGCAGGCCTGCCGATGGCCATTCGGCCCCATCGCCGCGGTCCAGCGGCACCAAATGTCAACATTTCGTTATTTCGGCAAATTTCGTGCCTCACCCGCTTGCGCCAGGGGCTTAGCAGGTGCTAAACAACAGGTGGGTCGCGCTGGATGTCGTGTCCGCTCCACACATCCACCGGCCCTATTTTTATGCCTCCGCGCGCTGGCCCACACGGCCCCCGCTGCTACACTCCACACCGATGAAGACGCGCGTCATCTCCGCCACCCTCGTCGCCCTCCTCCTCGCCACTGCGCTCGTCGTCCCGGCAGCCGCGGATGATGGCCACGGTTCGCCCGACCCAATGGTCCAGTCTGGCGGCGCCGGCGTTGACGTCCTCCCGGTCGTCCTGTGGTCCCTGGCCGGTGTCGCGGTCTTCTCCGTGGTCCTCGGTGTCCTCTACCTGCTGAAAAGGCAGGTGGGCGGCTTCCCCGAGAATCCCGAATGGGTCGCCCCGATCTCCATCATGCGTTCACGCGACCTGCCGGCCGATGACGACGCCCACGGTCACGGCGACGCCCACGGCGGCCACGCCGCCCCGGCGCACTGACGAGCCGCCCGGAAGCACACGGTACAGGCCCCGGCCAACATGGCCGGGGCCTCGTCTTTGAAGGCGCTCCCGCCCGGGGTTCCCCTCCGGTCTACGTCAGCTTCAGCGACAACGTCTGCGCA from Tepidiforma thermophila encodes the following:
- a CDS encoding geranylgeranyl reductase family protein, with amino-acid sequence MPAQFDAIVVGAGPAGSTAARELAAAGARVLVLDKAEFPRYKACGGGIPRRTSRLLPFPIDPVVEDEVALLDISLHGRCRFVRDSGEPFAAMVMRERFDTLLLDYARRAGAEFRPRAAIRALEPDPTGVTARAEDGFSARAEILIAADGAHSPVGRMAGLGTDLAECAAYEVEVRAPAARVRANRATAFIDLGYRPWGYAWLFPKAEVLSIGIVLPPGQAGEMKSHVAAYLRRLGLDGAPVDIARGHKIRFRRGRERIASERVLLAGDAAGLADEFTQEGISYAIESGRIAARAVLRSLSSGVPLQRYQDDIDREIMPELRAARVIAHMFYGMLGRYPGPWMRATRAIPYLWSAFFAVQRGESTYAREAARVPLLPGIAARRLARQDRAR
- a CDS encoding endonuclease III domain-containing protein, with the protein product MDPRGIIARLAPVYGMPVLQPSGDPLAELVLTILSQNTSDTNSGRAFIALMRSFPSWKAIAEAPLEEVVHAIQPGGLARQKAPRIQAALRAVEARSPDFDLGFLRDLPLEEARAWLRALPGVGPKTAACVLLFALGRPALPVDTHVERVAKRLGLVPPSATADRAHDLLEALVDPADYYPFHMLLIKHGRRTCSARRPACERCPLIECPARTAAVEDPAAPA
- a CDS encoding MFS transporter is translated as MEYRWRVLAAVAFGTYMATMDFSIVNVALPTLAREFDRSPDTVVWAALVSSLVVTGLTLTAGRAGDLYGRKRVYIVGWAIFTIGMALASIAQTFEQLVAMRFIQSVGVALAIANGNAIVSEAFPPEQRGQALGTTGAVVGAGLMSGPILGGLILEAFSWHAIFALRVPIGIVALLLAWLVIRPSAPAAAVSGRRMDVPGALALFITLSAFLVAVNRGQAWGWTSAPILGLGAAGVVAFVAFLRVEARTPSPVVALSLFRIRAYSVGVSSLALNFAGQSAVTFLLPFYLQEVKGYSTGRVGLIVATVPLMMLLLSPLSGRISDRHRVTHQATLGIALVSLGLLSLATITAETSALGIVARLAIVGIGTSIFMSPNSATIMNSVPPDRLGTASASVATARNIGNAVGLALASAVLVAVATASAGYRPERIADLPEAAIVAGVRAAFLVAGFAAAAAIVASLFRGERRAPLASSPVALRDPLEKSAP
- a CDS encoding SDR family NAD(P)-dependent oxidoreductase is translated as MERRFEGKVAVITGAAGGIGRAAVERFAQEGASIVAVDLPGTALDEVAAAAEAMGARAVAVPADVTRSADVERYVAAARDRFGRIDAFFNNAGIEGWIGPMLNYPEDQFDRVLAVNVKGVWLGMKYVAPVMAANGGGVIVNTASVAGLSGTPGIIAYGASKHAVVGMTKTAALELAPMRIRVCAVCPSPIETRMMRALERGINPDEPEAVHQQLAATNPLGRYGEPSEVAALVAFLCSSDASYLTGTIIPVDGGRMAR
- a CDS encoding ABC transporter ATP-binding protein, whose product is MKGAGPAIECEAVSRRFGERLALDRLTLSVERGEVLGLLGPNGSGKTTTLRILATLLQPHAGTARILSWDVARQPMEVRRSIGVMPERPSLYDRQTVEANVRFWAEAHQLPDAAIAVARALAFAGVADRREDLVGSLSKGLKQRVALARAIVHRPPVLLLDEPSSGLDPSAAAAMEGLIRDLAREGTAVLLNTHRLAEAERLCDRVAILREGRLLQLGTPLQVRAALLGHIVEVELAGVVDAPVRRAVESFPAVREVWWGASALRCRLLNAERDTPDLVARLVSAGARIVAVRPAGDLERAYLELMSQPLPGSLAA
- a CDS encoding ABC transporter permease subunit, which gives rise to MSLLTIQPPVRALARKELRELRRHRMIVLTATILPVAFLVLPVLNLLFYDPARAIGGPDFAVGQAMFCFFLAPVIMPATMAAYSIIGERDQGTLEPLLTLPLSDRQLLAGKVIAILLPTLAASFGIFILYMAIVAAIVEPPVRGPALDPAWPLGMLLAAPLLALFSTMTGLFFSARSKDVRIAEHLSGLILLPSMLPVLLVVTRTIEPSLLTWLTMAVVLAAIDAGLWRLVVRAFDRERAISTI
- a CDS encoding universal stress protein, with product MRALVPLDGSETALAIMPAVRRLAEMAPGIALHLVTVLDPQAVRGRMERPVTEPLGAAVGTATIRIPAPRLIESHGEAIARKSIEWREKLEEVARRELPGTDTHVHIEWSHHTAKAIIELANELDVDVIAMATHGRSGLSHLLAGSVAEEVIRDSGRPVLVVRGR